One window of the Sphaerochaeta associata genome contains the following:
- the ruvA gene encoding Holliday junction branch migration protein RuvA, producing MINAIIGDVVRVQEGEVILRAGFVEYILSVSAQTTSKLSNLGIEERKGIRVLTVLVHREDSMSLFGFFDEAEREAFLQLQTVSGIGSKQALKILSGISVRHLAEALDTGNLKLLSSIPGIGPKTGQKMILALRNVLVFEDERSKAGVQRNQGKASAWSDIVNALVDMGYDRRKVEEVIDSLSQQEAEAIGKLSHHDAEQLLFRNAVKLLG from the coding sequence ATGATCAACGCAATCATTGGAGATGTAGTTCGAGTACAGGAAGGTGAGGTTATACTCCGTGCAGGATTTGTGGAGTACATTCTTTCTGTCTCCGCACAGACCACAAGCAAGCTCAGCAACCTCGGCATTGAAGAGAGGAAGGGTATACGGGTACTGACCGTCCTGGTGCATCGAGAGGACAGCATGTCGCTGTTCGGTTTCTTTGATGAAGCCGAGCGCGAAGCGTTTCTGCAGCTGCAGACCGTCTCCGGAATCGGATCCAAGCAGGCGTTGAAAATACTCAGCGGCATCAGTGTCAGGCATCTTGCGGAAGCCCTCGATACCGGGAACCTGAAACTTCTTTCCTCAATTCCGGGTATCGGCCCTAAAACAGGCCAGAAAATGATTCTTGCTCTTCGCAATGTGCTTGTTTTTGAGGATGAACGAAGCAAAGCCGGTGTACAGCGCAACCAGGGCAAAGCCAGTGCATGGTCTGACATTGTCAACGCATTGGTCGATATGGGCTATGATAGACGCAAGGTTGAGGAAGTAATTGATTCGCTGAGCCAGCAGGAAGCTGAAGCAATCGGGAAACTCAGCCACCATGATGCAGAACAACTGTTGTTTCGCAATGCTGTCAAATTGCTTGGGTGA
- the lepB gene encoding signal peptidase I, which yields MEQLLSFIERNTIRFLTHRKALKAYEVANKPKRTFIGEVKGWADALVFAVFAVLLINQYIFQLFVIPTPSMDGTLNVGDRVFVSKTIYGIEVYPSGPKILSANRQVNRDDIITFYNPEYKSKGPFFDILSQIIYMGTFSLVNIDRNEDGSIAERLYVKRAIGMGLEHVRFNDGNIEIKRAGFSDYIDDQSFRTSLSLVDGPHRSIDANLYNGIKAWGSLFGYQEKGVDMNSVPSYLKSNYALVQNDNYPDDMYAFEMAKNRSKHLFDPSDSSARSASVSMKRGIYIPQGSVLPLGDNRDNSRDGRYFGPVSQKKINGSVRFLFWPLSRIRYMGNK from the coding sequence ATGGAACAATTGTTGAGTTTTATCGAGCGAAATACCATACGGTTTCTCACTCATAGGAAAGCCTTGAAAGCCTATGAAGTTGCAAACAAGCCCAAACGGACCTTCATCGGTGAAGTAAAAGGTTGGGCTGATGCTCTCGTTTTCGCCGTATTTGCAGTGTTGCTGATCAACCAATACATTTTCCAACTCTTTGTCATCCCTACGCCATCCATGGACGGAACGCTCAATGTCGGCGACCGTGTGTTTGTAAGCAAGACCATCTATGGCATTGAAGTCTATCCAAGCGGACCGAAAATCCTATCGGCGAACAGACAAGTAAACCGCGATGACATCATCACCTTTTACAACCCCGAGTACAAATCCAAAGGACCCTTTTTTGACATCCTCTCGCAAATCATCTACATGGGGACCTTTTCTTTGGTAAACATCGACCGAAACGAGGACGGCAGCATCGCCGAACGACTGTATGTGAAACGAGCAATAGGGATGGGATTGGAACATGTCCGTTTCAACGACGGCAATATTGAGATCAAGCGCGCCGGGTTCTCCGACTATATCGATGACCAAAGTTTTCGGACATCACTCTCCTTGGTCGACGGCCCTCACCGCAGCATCGATGCCAATCTGTACAACGGCATCAAGGCATGGGGTTCTTTGTTCGGTTATCAAGAAAAGGGTGTGGACATGAACAGTGTACCTTCTTATTTGAAGAGCAATTATGCGCTGGTCCAAAACGACAACTATCCCGATGATATGTATGCCTTTGAAATGGCGAAGAACCGGAGCAAACATCTCTTCGACCCTTCAGACAGCAGTGCAAGAAGTGCTAGTGTCTCCATGAAAAGAGGCATCTATATTCCGCAAGGTTCTGTATTGCCGCTCGGCGACAATAGGGACAACAGTCGCGACGGCAGATACTTCGGTCCCGTCTCCCAAAAGAAAATCAACGGCAGCGTGAGATTTCTCTTTTGGCCTCTCAGTAGAATCAGGTACATGGGGAACAAATAG
- a CDS encoding YebC/PmpR family DNA-binding transcriptional regulator: MSGHSKWATIKHKKGIADAKRGQKFTKLIKEISVAAKMGGSDPESNARLRTAVLKARAENMPKDNIDRAIKKGAGELDNSTYYELTYEGYALGGVALIIDTLTDNKNRTASDVRSTLTKNGGTLGATGCVSYMFQTKGIITYDAGKYSEEQIFEVALENGADDVTTSDGVIEVITTPSDFANVLEAMQGAGFEQESAEVEKVADQTVTLESEKARKVLKIIDKLEELDDVQQVSSNLELPDDFEDSDEE; encoded by the coding sequence ATGTCCGGCCATAGTAAATGGGCTACAATCAAACACAAGAAGGGTATCGCCGATGCAAAGCGCGGTCAGAAGTTTACAAAGCTGATCAAGGAAATTTCCGTTGCAGCTAAAATGGGTGGTTCAGACCCTGAAAGCAACGCACGGCTTCGTACCGCAGTCCTCAAGGCTCGCGCAGAGAATATGCCCAAGGACAATATTGACAGGGCAATCAAAAAAGGTGCCGGGGAACTCGACAACTCCACGTATTATGAACTCACCTACGAAGGGTATGCTCTTGGTGGAGTTGCCTTGATTATCGATACACTGACCGATAATAAGAACAGAACAGCAAGCGATGTTCGTTCGACACTCACCAAGAACGGCGGCACCCTCGGTGCAACCGGTTGTGTCTCCTACATGTTCCAGACCAAAGGCATCATCACCTATGATGCAGGCAAATACAGCGAAGAACAGATTTTCGAGGTAGCCTTGGAAAACGGGGCCGATGATGTGACCACCAGCGATGGAGTCATAGAAGTCATCACCACTCCCTCTGATTTTGCCAACGTCTTGGAAGCTATGCAGGGTGCCGGTTTCGAGCAGGAGAGTGCTGAGGTTGAGAAGGTTGCAGACCAGACCGTAACACTGGAAAGTGAAAAAGCCCGCAAAGTACTCAAGATCATCGACAAACTCGAGGAACTGGACGACGTCCAGCAGGTCTCCTCAAATCTGGAACTCCCCGATGATTTTGAGGACAGCGACGAAGAATAA
- the ruvC gene encoding crossover junction endodeoxyribonuclease RuvC: MRILGIDPGYAQTGWGVVESDGQHNRPVSFGVIKTSTTQPDSERIHFIAKSVGELATKHNVAICGMEDIFFTKNVSSAIPVAKVIGACIHQLSLLEIPVRLYSPPTIKTVVTGYGGAEKHQVQEMVRILLGFDKIPKPDHASDALAAALCLAVYDFTQIRMKL; this comes from the coding sequence ATGCGAATCCTAGGCATCGATCCAGGATATGCACAGACAGGCTGGGGTGTTGTCGAATCAGATGGACAGCATAACCGGCCTGTTTCGTTTGGTGTCATAAAGACTTCCACGACGCAACCTGACAGTGAACGAATTCATTTCATTGCCAAATCAGTAGGGGAGTTGGCAACCAAACACAATGTTGCCATCTGTGGGATGGAAGATATTTTCTTCACCAAGAATGTCAGTTCCGCCATCCCGGTGGCAAAAGTCATCGGTGCATGCATTCATCAACTGTCCTTGCTGGAAATTCCAGTACGGTTGTATAGTCCGCCTACTATTAAAACGGTGGTTACCGGGTACGGTGGTGCCGAGAAACATCAGGTCCAGGAGATGGTCCGCATCCTGTTGGGCTTTGATAAGATTCCCAAGCCGGACCATGCGTCGGATGCCTTGGCTGCAGCCTTATGCCTCGCTGTATATGATTTTACCCAGATAAGGATGAAATTGTAA
- the queA gene encoding tRNA preQ1(34) S-adenosylmethionine ribosyltransferase-isomerase QueA: MTIKEYSFDLPEHLIAQTPVDRRGTDRLLVLDKQTGTIIDEQMTNFSSYIEKGSVLVINNSKVRKARVYAVSETGSRVEFLFLEENLDHSWNVMVTKTKKQHVGKHYTFSDAQGSYVRTGCIIKANDDGTRTIRFDQILDEMFFTKLGHVPLPPYIKRDDSFADENRYQTVYAQKEGSVAAPTAGLHFTDEILASVRDKGCTIVAVTLHVGPGTFLPVRTENLEDHHMHYESYEISQESARIINEAKAQGRKIVATGTTSVRTLESAFNTETGLLEHGQGRTNLFIRPPYAFKIVDQLLTNFHTPESTLLVLVSTFAGKELIDKAYRHAVSESYRFFSYGDAMFIC; encoded by the coding sequence ATGACAATCAAGGAATACTCTTTTGACCTGCCCGAGCACCTGATAGCACAGACACCGGTCGACCGACGAGGCACCGATCGTCTACTGGTGCTCGACAAGCAGACTGGAACCATAATCGATGAACAGATGACCAACTTTTCCTCTTATATTGAGAAAGGAAGTGTTTTGGTTATAAACAACAGCAAGGTACGAAAAGCTCGCGTGTACGCCGTAAGCGAAACGGGCAGTCGCGTGGAGTTTCTTTTCTTGGAGGAGAATCTCGACCACAGCTGGAACGTCATGGTCACAAAAACCAAGAAGCAGCATGTAGGCAAACACTACACCTTCAGTGATGCCCAAGGAAGCTATGTCCGAACCGGCTGCATCATCAAGGCCAACGATGACGGCACCAGAACCATCAGGTTCGACCAAATACTGGATGAGATGTTTTTCACAAAACTCGGGCATGTTCCACTCCCTCCGTACATCAAGCGCGATGACAGCTTTGCCGATGAGAATCGATACCAGACCGTGTATGCACAGAAGGAAGGGTCGGTTGCCGCACCGACCGCGGGGCTTCATTTCACCGATGAGATACTCGCTTCGGTTCGGGACAAAGGTTGCACCATCGTTGCAGTAACGCTGCATGTTGGACCTGGAACTTTTCTTCCTGTCAGGACGGAAAATCTTGAAGATCATCATATGCATTATGAGTCCTATGAGATCTCGCAAGAGAGTGCACGCATCATCAATGAGGCGAAGGCGCAAGGACGGAAGATTGTTGCCACGGGGACGACCAGCGTAAGAACCCTGGAGAGTGCCTTCAACACCGAAACCGGTTTGCTGGAACATGGGCAGGGTCGGACGAATCTCTTTATCCGACCCCCCTATGCATTCAAGATTGTGGACCAGCTACTGACGAATTTCCACACCCCGGAATCGACTCTCTTGGTCCTGGTCTCCACCTTCGCCGGGAAAGAACTGATAGACAAGGCTTACAGGCATGCTGTTTCCGAGTCATACCGATTCTTCAGTTACGGGGATGCGATGTTCATTTGCTGA
- the smpB gene encoding SsrA-binding protein SmpB translates to MKQDKNTFKPLQKNKKAYFNYEVIEDLECGIALVGTEVKSLREGRFSFADSYVTVTDRTLTLVGLTIQPYTHGNIHNHDPNRNRRLLAHKSEIKRLKRKVIEKGFTLVPTSIYLRGNLVKVQVSLCRGKQLHDKRAATKERDLNRDMRREVKQLQY, encoded by the coding sequence ATGAAACAAGATAAGAACACATTCAAGCCGCTTCAGAAGAACAAGAAGGCCTACTTCAATTATGAAGTCATAGAAGATTTGGAATGCGGCATTGCTTTGGTGGGTACTGAAGTGAAATCGTTGCGTGAAGGCCGTTTTAGTTTTGCCGACAGTTATGTAACAGTCACCGACCGGACGCTGACTCTGGTAGGACTTACCATACAACCCTACACACATGGGAACATCCATAACCATGACCCTAACAGGAACAGAAGACTGCTTGCCCACAAGAGTGAGATCAAGAGGCTCAAGCGCAAGGTAATAGAAAAAGGCTTTACCCTCGTCCCTACTTCCATCTATCTTCGAGGCAACTTGGTGAAAGTGCAAGTATCCTTGTGCCGTGGTAAACAATTGCATGACAAACGTGCCGCAACCAAGGAACGTGATTTGAACAGGGATATGCGCAGGGAAGTCAAGCAGCTACAGTACTAA
- the hemW gene encoding radical SAM family heme chaperone HemW, with product MLSFPSDGDLSLYLHIPFCTTCCSYCAFYSEPINENTAFLNAYVDRLEQEILAVASRVERFATIFIGGGNPGSLSAEQLRRLLVAAKAGLSDEVTVEMNPETFSEAFFDVFSEGLVTRLSMGIQSMDDATLNRLGRNARRCDNLRGINLAQKAHEAYGIELSFDLMVCLPGQTVDDAISDLKEVLTLSEADHISLYCLTVEEGTELAEQVGLGTTTVLDEDGQQNFLSGIWAELGRLHFDHYEVSNFCRNEKKSRHNMVYWKLDDYLGLGSSAASTIREGTVSRHYSQVQDLRDYASSPLFTGYEEEIVDSNQQMEEYLMMALRTNTGIDKQVFQARYCKDFDTLFLPVISALDSSWFNDAKDLFVLTEYGFMVLDEILLRLALVIS from the coding sequence GTGCTCAGCTTTCCCTCCGATGGAGACCTGTCACTCTATCTGCACATCCCGTTCTGTACCACCTGTTGCAGTTATTGTGCCTTCTATTCAGAACCAATCAATGAAAATACTGCATTTCTAAACGCCTATGTGGATCGACTTGAACAGGAGATTCTTGCAGTCGCTTCCAGAGTGGAACGTTTTGCCACAATTTTCATCGGTGGCGGCAATCCAGGCTCACTTTCGGCCGAGCAATTACGAAGACTGCTTGTAGCCGCTAAAGCCGGTCTGAGTGATGAAGTCACCGTAGAGATGAATCCCGAAACTTTTTCTGAAGCGTTCTTCGATGTATTTTCAGAAGGTTTGGTTACCAGACTGAGCATGGGCATCCAAAGCATGGACGATGCTACACTGAATCGGTTGGGTCGTAATGCCAGACGATGTGATAACCTTAGGGGCATCAATCTTGCACAGAAAGCGCATGAAGCCTATGGCATTGAACTTTCCTTTGATCTGATGGTTTGCCTTCCAGGGCAAACCGTCGACGATGCAATCTCCGACCTAAAGGAAGTTCTCACACTCAGCGAGGCCGATCACATCAGCCTCTATTGCCTTACGGTGGAAGAGGGAACAGAGCTTGCCGAGCAGGTCGGCCTCGGTACAACAACAGTCTTGGATGAGGACGGTCAGCAGAACTTTTTATCAGGGATTTGGGCAGAGCTCGGTCGTCTGCACTTCGACCACTACGAAGTTTCAAACTTCTGCCGCAACGAGAAGAAGAGCAGACATAATATGGTGTATTGGAAACTGGATGATTACCTTGGACTTGGCAGCAGCGCAGCCTCAACGATCAGGGAAGGAACCGTATCACGCCACTATTCCCAAGTACAGGATTTGCGCGATTATGCATCTTCACCCCTCTTCACCGGGTACGAGGAAGAGATTGTTGATTCAAACCAACAAATGGAGGAGTACCTGATGATGGCACTGCGAACCAATACGGGCATTGACAAGCAGGTATTTCAGGCACGGTATTGCAAAGATTTCGATACACTTTTTTTACCAGTAATTTCCGCCCTCGATTCCTCTTGGTTCAACGATGCAAAAGATCTCTTTGTATTGACAGAATATGGATTTATGGTACTTGACGAAATCCTGCTCCGTTTGGCCTTGGTAATCTCGTAA
- a CDS encoding formylglycine-generating enzyme family protein: MKRRIVLPDVEEVKLPVLFSMRPGLYLLILYTICILAVLFCIAYLPGILKGGRYVTFTAPLSESGVVLDGTYLGAADNQYFVRSGEHEVTYMKGGVAYASHTLDVDHPVFLTWLFHRTKQVGVPALQLDDDQKKQIISYDLEQIQTAGAILSYDAVTRYEPVYSNLAADLKALDVHQDTAQQALELALLYSSNQTMLEEAKEALESSQISRTSFMQEILVSAESLFTTGTSSVGMSFTTPTIRKQETSLNAGDFVLPGYVYPQTSFVMGRSTEHTYPAINEAGVQMTTPAFALSAYEVNQYQWALFLEENPMWAKGNLSSLIEQGLVDEAYLAGISPSTIFVTNRPIHNVSYYAAQAFCAWLSEKTGKTVFLPSEGMWTLAAASHDNLKFDASLSPIPSQLKEPVALLGGVWELTQTTHIPLARITDYQKAHALHRSFGLPPQPIVKGGSYLNDAKSISSNTVGVVDPDACGDLIGFRVAWYE, encoded by the coding sequence ATGAAAAGACGTATCGTTCTTCCTGATGTAGAAGAGGTGAAGCTGCCAGTTCTTTTTTCGATGAGACCCGGCCTCTATCTCCTTATTCTCTACACCATCTGCATCCTTGCTGTTCTTTTTTGTATTGCGTACCTCCCTGGTATTCTCAAGGGTGGTCGGTACGTCACCTTCACCGCCCCACTCTCCGAGAGCGGTGTAGTCCTCGATGGAACCTATCTGGGTGCTGCAGACAACCAATATTTCGTACGCAGCGGGGAGCATGAGGTTACCTACATGAAGGGAGGTGTTGCCTACGCTTCCCATACGCTTGATGTCGACCACCCGGTCTTCTTGACCTGGCTCTTTCATCGTACCAAGCAGGTAGGTGTTCCGGCTTTACAATTGGATGACGACCAAAAGAAACAGATCATCTCCTATGATCTTGAACAGATCCAGACTGCCGGCGCCATTCTCTCGTACGACGCGGTTACCCGCTACGAACCGGTGTACTCCAATTTGGCCGCAGACCTGAAGGCCTTGGATGTCCACCAAGACACGGCACAACAGGCACTCGAGCTTGCTCTTTTATATAGTTCCAATCAGACCATGCTTGAAGAAGCCAAAGAGGCGCTTGAATCATCTCAGATAAGCCGGACTTCCTTCATGCAGGAAATCCTCGTCTCGGCAGAAAGCCTATTTACAACAGGTACTTCATCAGTCGGAATGTCCTTTACAACCCCCACGATACGCAAACAAGAAACATCCCTCAACGCCGGTGACTTCGTGCTTCCAGGGTACGTGTATCCTCAGACGAGTTTTGTAATGGGACGCTCCACAGAACATACGTATCCGGCAATCAATGAGGCAGGTGTACAGATGACCACCCCTGCTTTTGCACTATCTGCTTATGAGGTCAACCAATATCAATGGGCTCTTTTTTTGGAAGAAAATCCGATGTGGGCGAAGGGCAATCTTTCCTCGCTTATAGAACAAGGCTTGGTCGATGAAGCATATTTGGCCGGCATTTCACCCTCAACTATTTTTGTGACCAATAGACCCATCCATAATGTAAGTTACTATGCCGCCCAAGCTTTTTGCGCATGGCTGAGTGAGAAAACCGGAAAAACCGTTTTCCTCCCCTCCGAGGGCATGTGGACGCTTGCTGCAGCAAGTCATGACAATTTGAAGTTCGATGCCTCACTTTCCCCTATTCCATCACAGCTTAAGGAGCCGGTTGCTCTACTTGGTGGTGTTTGGGAACTGACGCAAACCACGCATATTCCGTTGGCAAGGATTACGGATTACCAGAAAGCTCATGCTTTGCATCGGAGTTTCGGTCTTCCCCCGCAGCCGATCGTGAAAGGTGGAAGTTACCTCAATGATGCGAAGAGCATCTCATCCAATACCGTTGGAGTTGTCGATCCCGATGCATGCGGAGACCTCATCGGTTTCCGTGTTGCCTGGTATGAATAA
- a CDS encoding tyrosine-type recombinase/integrase: MKRRNTLSPGSISIDYIGTRKNLLDNHVFPLLDKNLLLSKVTVGILEQLQLQLVEQGVLHHATINICMTAVSTALREAQRKGYIPSSTSLFIAGLPCIHTPRGILSERELALFMQYAKEKSEKRIYLACLVALLTGMRSGELRALRYDAIGCEMITIDQAYADRAGIKAPKGKKTRYVPCPEFLCTALKELALENPFVTMPSLVFWSKRNGSVVSSHYFSERFTQELVRSSLFTKSALAERNISFHSLRHMANTLLRGSVDEHVLRMTIGHSSQQLSDLYTHLSQRGLKSVALAQQNNILPLLGQGFALSPEQVDEQEQEDKEYIDDGEEA; encoded by the coding sequence GTGAAGCGTAGAAATACTTTATCACCTGGCAGTATCTCGATCGATTACATAGGAACACGGAAAAACCTCCTGGATAACCATGTGTTTCCTTTGCTTGACAAGAATCTGTTACTCTCTAAAGTAACAGTAGGAATCCTTGAACAATTGCAGCTTCAATTGGTTGAACAAGGTGTTTTACATCATGCAACGATCAACATATGCATGACAGCTGTTTCAACCGCACTGCGGGAAGCACAACGAAAAGGCTACATCCCATCTTCCACTTCTCTCTTCATTGCAGGCTTGCCGTGCATTCATACGCCCAGGGGAATTCTTAGCGAGCGGGAACTTGCTCTCTTCATGCAGTATGCAAAAGAAAAGAGTGAAAAACGAATATATCTGGCTTGTTTGGTAGCTCTTCTGACTGGAATGCGTTCAGGGGAACTGAGAGCACTCAGGTATGATGCTATTGGATGTGAGATGATTACCATTGACCAAGCCTATGCAGACAGGGCGGGAATAAAAGCACCGAAAGGGAAAAAGACGCGTTATGTCCCCTGTCCTGAGTTCCTGTGCACCGCTTTAAAGGAGTTGGCATTGGAAAATCCATTCGTTACCATGCCGTCATTGGTATTCTGGAGCAAAAGAAATGGTTCTGTGGTATCGAGCCACTACTTCAGCGAACGATTCACCCAGGAACTTGTACGTTCGTCCCTATTCACAAAATCTGCATTGGCGGAAAGAAACATTAGCTTTCATAGCCTGCGACACATGGCTAATACCCTACTCCGGGGATCGGTCGATGAACATGTACTGCGTATGACCATCGGGCACAGCAGTCAGCAACTGAGTGATCTCTATACGCACTTAAGTCAGCGCGGCTTGAAAAGTGTCGCCCTTGCACAGCAGAACAATATATTGCCATTGCTGGGGCAAGGGTTCGCATTATCACCAGAACAAGTGGATGAACAGGAACAAGAGGACAAAGAGTATATTGACGATGGTGAAGAAGCCTAG
- the ruvB gene encoding Holliday junction branch migration DNA helicase RuvB, with product MDTHQTELNDLIQSSVVSTSFQQEADKQENILRPKMLKDFQGQQRLKDNLAVFIQAARERKEPLDHTFLIGPPGLGKTTLASIIANEMGAEIRMTSAPALDKPKDLAGILTNVTEGSVFFIDEIHRLKPALEEMLYIAMEDFEIDWVIGQGPAARTMRIPLPKFTLVGATTKAGSVSSPLSSRFGITCHIDFYNEAELASIIHRSAEIMAVHIDKDAIAHLARCSRGTPRIANRLLRRLRDFASVMGDGNVTIPIVDHGMERLGIDTNGLETQDRNILRTIIEFYDGGPVGAETLSISVGEAIESLEDFYEPYLIQKGYLKRTPRGRMTTKKAYDLLGIPCKRNMDDNQGILF from the coding sequence ATGGACACACACCAAACTGAATTGAACGACTTGATACAAAGCTCTGTTGTCTCCACCTCCTTCCAACAGGAGGCGGACAAGCAGGAGAATATCCTTCGGCCGAAAATGTTGAAAGACTTTCAAGGCCAACAGCGGCTGAAGGACAACCTGGCAGTATTCATTCAGGCGGCCCGGGAGCGCAAGGAACCACTTGATCATACGTTTCTTATCGGCCCTCCGGGACTTGGGAAAACAACATTGGCAAGCATCATTGCCAATGAAATGGGAGCTGAGATCAGGATGACCAGCGCACCGGCGTTGGATAAGCCAAAGGACCTTGCGGGTATTCTCACCAATGTCACCGAGGGATCGGTATTTTTCATCGATGAAATTCATCGACTCAAGCCGGCTCTTGAAGAAATGCTCTACATCGCCATGGAGGATTTTGAGATCGACTGGGTGATCGGGCAAGGTCCTGCAGCCCGCACGATGCGCATCCCTCTGCCTAAGTTCACCTTGGTGGGAGCAACCACCAAGGCCGGTTCAGTATCCAGCCCGCTCTCATCACGCTTCGGCATCACCTGCCACATCGATTTCTACAATGAGGCCGAGCTCGCATCAATCATTCATCGATCGGCGGAGATCATGGCCGTACACATTGACAAGGATGCCATTGCGCACCTTGCCCGATGCAGCCGAGGAACCCCGAGAATCGCAAACCGCCTGCTCAGAAGGCTTCGGGACTTTGCATCGGTTATGGGGGACGGAAACGTAACCATCCCCATAGTCGACCATGGAATGGAACGACTTGGCATCGATACCAACGGCCTTGAGACCCAGGACCGCAATATTTTGCGAACCATCATTGAGTTTTACGACGGTGGACCGGTAGGGGCTGAGACGCTTTCGATCAGTGTCGGGGAAGCCATTGAGTCGCTTGAGGATTTTTACGAACCGTACCTGATTCAAAAAGGATACCTCAAGAGAACTCCCCGTGGACGAATGACCACTAAAAAAGCTTATGATTTGCTGGGTATTCCCTGCAAAAGGAACATGGATGACAATCAAGGAATACTCTTTTGA
- the tmk gene encoding dTMP kinase: MPSVLTNFIVFEGLDGAGTTTQMQLLAEACDRSDRPCRATFEPTDKPIGRLVRSVLQKQILTTPLALAMLYAADREDHLYNPVYGLVHDLEAGKLVISDRYLYSSLSYQGVECDFKKIASLNEFPSPQYVFFIDTPVEECLRRINSRGNEAELFEKQEFLHKVKENYERIFSSLDPAVTLVRLDGLLKKEEIAAQIQEILFSK; encoded by the coding sequence ATGCCTTCAGTATTGACCAATTTTATCGTTTTTGAGGGTTTGGACGGGGCCGGAACCACCACGCAGATGCAACTGCTTGCAGAGGCGTGCGATCGGTCGGACCGCCCGTGCCGTGCAACATTCGAACCAACCGACAAACCTATCGGGCGTTTGGTTCGATCGGTGTTGCAAAAGCAGATACTTACCACCCCCTTGGCGCTGGCTATGTTGTATGCAGCCGATAGGGAGGACCACCTGTATAATCCGGTATATGGGCTTGTACACGATTTGGAAGCCGGTAAACTGGTGATATCCGATCGATATCTTTACTCTTCACTTTCCTATCAAGGGGTGGAATGTGATTTTAAAAAGATTGCGAGCCTCAATGAGTTCCCCTCCCCCCAGTATGTTTTCTTCATCGACACACCGGTGGAGGAGTGCCTCAGGAGAATCAACAGCAGGGGAAACGAGGCCGAACTCTTCGAGAAGCAGGAGTTCCTGCATAAAGTAAAGGAAAATTACGAACGCATTTTCAGCTCGCTCGACCCTGCGGTTACCCTTGTTCGCTTGGACGGACTTTTGAAGAAAGAGGAGATAGCTGCTCAGATCCAAGAGATTCTTTTCAGCAAATGA